One window of the Carnobacterium viridans genome contains the following:
- a CDS encoding replication initiation protein — MVGRINNKKILEDNSSSIQKSNEFSMVKMNQGLTLNQMQLLSYAIYATQKDGTTTFRKIDFENKFNIEYKAKHAQEDSLKIIDLKVSTENLANDRFSYWNIFGGMEYDNGKFDFEWNPRMIPHILGLKDKYVLTDLTVTSQFKSSFSWTLYDYLKANYGCWYVNVSKDTLMNLFGVETKESYKKNTSLFKKKVLDIAIKEINTFTEIDISYDEVKKGRSISGFTLKWSTGKGVLKASQKQIDMLKNIADTVLDDVLMYAEINDKQNRERALEIIRDFQSMKYRYLDKQVGLTSDLYNKLMKKAIDNLKALNSLLELEGKEPINTKVPLLNWLEKKT, encoded by the coding sequence TTGGTTGGTAGAATAAATAACAAAAAAATACTTGAAGACAATTCTAGTTCTATTCAAAAAAGTAATGAGTTTTCTATGGTTAAAATGAATCAAGGTTTAACTTTGAATCAAATGCAATTATTATCTTATGCCATTTATGCAACTCAAAAAGACGGCACAACTACTTTTCGTAAGATAGATTTTGAAAATAAATTTAATATAGAATATAAAGCAAAACATGCCCAAGAAGATTCGTTAAAAATTATAGACTTAAAAGTAAGTACTGAAAATTTAGCAAATGATCGTTTTTCTTACTGGAATATTTTTGGTGGAATGGAGTATGACAACGGAAAATTTGATTTTGAATGGAATCCTCGTATGATTCCTCATATTTTAGGGTTAAAAGACAAATATGTGTTAACTGATTTAACAGTTACTTCACAATTCAAAAGTAGCTTTAGTTGGACTCTATATGATTATTTAAAGGCTAATTATGGATGTTGGTATGTAAATGTATCTAAAGATACACTTATGAATTTATTCGGTGTTGAAACTAAAGAAAGCTACAAAAAAAACACTTCTTTATTTAAGAAAAAAGTATTAGATATTGCTATTAAAGAAATAAATACCTTTACTGAAATAGATATTTCTTACGATGAAGTTAAAAAAGGGCGCTCTATTTCTGGGTTCACATTGAAGTGGAGTACAGGAAAAGGAGTTTTAAAGGCTTCTCAAAAACAAATAGATATGCTTAAAAATATTGCAGATACAGTTTTGGATGATGTCTTGATGTACGCAGAAATTAATGATAAACAAAATAGAGAAAGAGCTTTAGAGATTATCCGTGATTTCCAATCAATGAAATATCGTTATTTAGACAAACAAGTTGGTTTAACATCTGATCTTTATAATAAGCTTATGAAAAAAGCAATTGATAATTTAAAAGCTTTAAATTCTTTATTAGAACTCGAAGGAAAAGAACCAATTAATACCAAAGTTCCATTATTAAATTGGTTAGAAAAAAAGACTTAA
- a CDS encoding AsnC family protein: MATISVKKLSEELGISKQAVHKRIEQLPDRFQPKKVDGIYELTAETADAIRKNKKASTTVNQPSVDAVDALKMQINELKEEKKRLYGQLDQFQLLLDQQQQLTLQSNQQIQQLQLSITSQSEENTSQKDSYVFNADTEKETEPTQAKKGFFSRLFNKEE; the protein is encoded by the coding sequence ATGGCAACTATTTCAGTGAAAAAATTATCTGAAGAGCTCGGTATATCCAAACAAGCCGTTCATAAAAGAATTGAACAATTACCTGACCGATTTCAACCTAAAAAGGTTGACGGGATTTACGAGTTGACCGCTGAAACAGCTGATGCGATAAGGAAAAACAAAAAGGCGTCAACCACCGTCAATCAACCTTCAGTTGACGCGGTTGACGCGCTAAAAATGCAAATAAATGAATTAAAAGAAGAAAAAAAAAGACTCTACGGACAACTTGACCAGTTTCAACTTTTACTGGACCAACAGCAACAATTAACTCTACAATCAAACCAGCAAATACAACAATTGCAACTCTCTATTACTAGTCAATCAGAAGAGAATACGAGTCAAAAAGACAGTTATGTTTTTAATGCTGACACTGAAAAAGAAACCGAACCAACACAAGCAAAAAAAGGTTTTTTCAGTCGTCTATTTAACAAAGAGGAATAG